A genomic window from Polyangiaceae bacterium includes:
- the ttcA gene encoding tRNA 2-thiocytidine(32) synthetase TtcA — MRKSRLGVRLRRQVQRSLAKFELLQPGDRVLVAVSGGKDSWTLLALLETFVRGFEGASLVAVHLDQVQPGYDGRSLVEYLQRGKTAFEILREDTYSVVTEKLTSSQTYCSLCSRLRRGILYTAAERLGCNKIALGHHRDDALETFLMNLFHSGRLQTLPAKYTTDDGRFEVIRPLIECAEADIAEYAAERGFPILPCNLCGSQEGLQREAMAELLTTLEAKHPNLRSVMLNALGNVSPSHLLDPELARMWRQHGPARPTVSPRRAHARSLPVVSS; from the coding sequence ATGCGAAAGAGTCGCTTGGGCGTGCGCCTGCGCCGCCAAGTCCAAAGAAGCCTGGCCAAGTTCGAGCTACTGCAACCCGGGGATCGGGTGCTAGTCGCGGTCAGCGGCGGCAAGGACTCGTGGACGTTACTCGCATTGTTGGAGACGTTCGTGCGCGGCTTCGAGGGAGCGAGCCTGGTGGCGGTGCATCTGGATCAAGTGCAGCCCGGATATGACGGGCGCTCCCTCGTCGAGTATTTGCAGCGCGGGAAGACGGCTTTCGAGATCCTGCGGGAGGACACCTATTCGGTCGTCACCGAGAAGCTGACGTCGAGTCAAACCTATTGCTCCCTGTGCTCGCGCCTGCGGCGCGGCATCTTGTACACGGCTGCGGAACGCCTGGGCTGCAACAAGATTGCCTTGGGACATCATCGCGACGACGCGCTGGAAACGTTCTTGATGAACCTGTTCCACTCTGGACGACTGCAGACCCTACCGGCCAAGTACACCACCGATGACGGTCGCTTCGAAGTGATTCGCCCGCTGATCGAGTGCGCGGAGGCGGACATTGCCGAGTACGCCGCCGAGCGAGGGTTCCCCATCCTGCCTTGCAACCTGTGCGGCTCGCAGGAGGGACTGCAGCGCGAAGCCATGGCGGAGCTATTGACCACGTTGGAGGCAAAGCACCCCAACCTGCGTTCGGTGATGCTCAATGCCCTGGGCAACGTGTCGCCGTCGCACCTTCTCGACCCAGAGCTTGCGCGCATGTGGCGACAGCACGGCCCCGCTCGCCCGACGGTGAGCCCACGGCGCGCCCACGCGCGGTCGCTGCCCGTCGT